The Hippoglossus stenolepis isolate QCI-W04-F060 chromosome 11, HSTE1.2, whole genome shotgun sequence genome includes a window with the following:
- the dars2 gene encoding aspartate--tRNA ligase, mitochondrial, protein MTTRSMSAVRRLLSGLTPRAHGVRCVSSASTSSQGRAPVRQLSCSHTLRRAEPPPTGPSSWSFRSHSCGELRSHHVGDTVTLCGWVQYLRQNLFVILRDFSGLTQILIPQEESAGHLKSVLYDLRTESVIKVTGTVRRRPAGQENKAMPTGEIEVLAENVEVFNVCRQLPFEIKDFVKKSESLRMQYRYLDLRSSQMQRNLRLRSQLVMKMREYLCNVHGFVDVETPTLFKRTPGGAKEFVVPSREPGRFFSLPQSPQQFKQLLMVAGIDRYFQMARCYRDEGSKPDRQPEFTQVDIEMSFVDQAGIMSLVEGLLQYSWPAENGPIKIPFQTMMYEEAMRDYGVDKPDTRFSMKLIDLSEVFLSTEIEFLRSALSHPGGSVQAICVPSGAKLFTVKELEELKQTAKTQFGQELSVVRVRADGTLKSPLKKLLSVSSTEELLSRTGAKPGDLLLMAAGSLHTVRMLLGSLRLQSAELLESHGVSLRDLSAFHFLWVVDFPLFLPKEDEPEQLESAHHPFTAPLPEHVELLYTEPHKVRGQHYDLVLNGCEVGGGSIRIHKASEQLHVLKNILKEDSSLLSHLLEALDSGAPPHGGIALGLDRLVSIMVRAPSIRDVIAFPKSFRGHDIMSRAPDFVSEEELKSYHISIRWPTERGGGGGGGGEEGK, encoded by the exons ATGACAACAAGAAGCATGTCCGCAGTGCGGAGGTTGTTGAGCGGACTCACTCCCAGAGCTCACGGTGTTCGGTGTGTCAGCTCCGCTTCGACCTCCAGTCAAGGACGAGCTCCTGTCAGACAGCTGAGCTGCTCACACACTCTCCGCAGGGCCGAGCCCCCCCCCACAG GTCCCAGCAGTTGGTCGTTCAGGAGTCACAGCTGTGGAGAACTAAGATCCCatcatgtgggagacacagtcACTCTGTGTGGTTGGGTCCAGTACCTCAG ACAAAACCTGTTTGTCATCTTGAGAGATTTCAGTGGATTAACGCAAATTTTAATTCCTCAAGAAGAG TCTGCAGGACATCTGAAATCAGTGCTGTACGATCTCAGAACTGAGTCTGTCATCAAGGTAACAGGAACCGTCAGACGACGACCAGCAGGACAGGAgaacaag GCGATGCCAACAGGAGAAATAGAAGTCCTTGCTGAGAACGTGGAGGTTTTTAATGTGTGCCGCCAGCTGCCTTTTGAGATTAAAGACTTTGTTAAA AAATCCGAGTCTCTGCGGATGCAGTATCGCTACCTGGACCTGAGGTCCTCTCAGATGCAGAGGAACCTCAGACTGAGATCTCAgctggtgatgaagatgagagaaTACCTCTGTAACGTGCACG GTTTTGTCGATGTGGAAACTCCCACCTTGTTCAAAAGAACACCAGGG GGAGCCAAAGAGTTTGTGGTTCCTTCCAGAGAACCAGGACGGTTCTTCTCCCTCCCCCAGAGTCCACAGCAGTTTAAACAGCTTCTGATGGTGGCTGGTATCGACAG GTACTTCCAAATGGCAAGGTGCTACAGAGATGAGGGCTCCAAACCGGACCGGCAGCCCGAGTTCACCCAG GTGGACATAGAGATGTCTTTCGTGGACCAGGCAGGTATCATGTCCCTGGTGGAGGGCTTATTACAGTACTCCTGGCCCGCAGAGAATGGTCCGATTAAGATTCCTTTCCAAACCATGATGTATGAGGAGGCCATGAGGGACTATGGTGTGGACAAACCGGATACTAGATTCAGTATGAAG CTGATCGACCTCAGTGAGGTTTTCTTATCCACGGAAATTGAATTCCTCAGATCAGCTCTGAGTCATCCAGGAGGCTCCGTTCAGGCCATCTGTGTCCCCAGTGGAGCG AAACTTTTCACTGTGAAAGAGTTGGAGGAACTGAAACAAACAGCTAAGACTCAATTTGGACAG GAGCTGAGCGTGGTGCGGGTCAGGGCAGATGGGACACTAAAGTCTCCTCTGAAgaagctgctgtctgtctcctccacagaggagctgctgagcaGGACTGGAGCCAAACCTGGAGACTTGCTGCTGATGGCAGCCGGCTCCCTGCACACTGTG CGCATGTTGCTTGGCAGTCTTCGTCTGCAGTCTGCAGAGCTCCTGGAGTCTCACGGTGTTTCACTACGAGATCTCTCAGCCTTCCACTTCCTGTGGGTTGTGGacttccctctcttcctgccCAAAGAGGATGAGCCAGAGCAACTGGAGTCAGCCCATCATCCATTTACTGCTCCACTGCCCGAGCATGTAGAGCTCCTCTACACTGAACCTCACAAG GTTCGTGGTCAGCACTATGACCTGGTGCTGAACGGCTGTGAGGTCGGAGGAGGATCCATCCGTATCCACAAAGCCTCAGAGCAGCTGCATGTGCTGAAGAACATCCTCAAG GAGGATTCcagtctcctctctcacctgctGGAGGCTCTGGACTCGGGAGCGCCACCACATGGAGGCATTGCTTTGG GTTTGGACCGGCTGGTCTCCATCATGGTCAGAGCTCCCAGCATCCGAGATGTCATTGCTTTCCCCAAGTCCTTCCGGGGTCATGACATCATGAGCCGCGCCCCTGACTTTGTAtctgaggaggagctgaagtcTTACCACATCTCCATCAGATGGCCGacagagcgaggaggaggaggaggaggaggaggagaagaggggaagTGA